In a genomic window of Apium graveolens strain L.+W99A mitochondrion, complete genome:
- the orf190a gene encoding hypothetical protein: MVVRAKNPVHSVSFSIPVFRNTSGLLLLLGLDFFAMIFPVVYIGAIAVSFLFVVMMFHIQIAEIHEEVLRYLPVSGIIGLIFWWEMFFILDNESIPLLPTQRNTTSLRYMVYAGKVRSWTNLETLGNLLYTYYSVWFLVPSLILLVAMIGAIVLTMHRTTKVKRQDVFRRNAIDSRRTIMRRTTDPLTID, from the coding sequence ATGGTTGTACGTGCTAAAAATCCGGTACATTCCGTTTCGTTTTCCATCCCAGTCTTTCGCAACACTTCAGGTTTACTTCTTTTGTTAGGTCTCGACTTTTTCGCTATGATCTTCCCAGTAGTTTATATAGGAGCTATAGCCGTTTCATTCCTATTCGTTGTTATGATGTTCCATATTCAAATAGCGGAGATTCACGAAGAAGTATTGCGCTATTTACCAGTGAGTGGTATTATTGGACTGATCTTTTGGTGGGAAATGTTCTTCATTTTAGATAATGAAAGCATTCCATTACTACCAACCCAAAGAAATACGACCTCTCTGAGATATATGGTTTATGCCGGAAAGGTACGAAGTTGGACTAATTTGGAAACATTGGGCAATTTACTTTATACTTACTATTCCGTCTGGTTTTTGGTTCCTAGTCTGATTTTATTAGTAGCCATGATTGGGGCTATAGTACTGACTATGCATAGGACTACTAAGGTGAAAAGACAGGATGTATTCCGACGAAATGCTATTGATTCTAGGAGGACTATAATGAGGAGGACGACAGACCCACTCACGATCGACTAA
- the orf189a gene encoding hypothetical protein: protein MASVVLESAIERAGTSRLAREIPSWGEAQSQELCNNPYFRAQQNRLCRAILLKISRLENRSGTGTRAIGFKAITVEVGNDYLLLTLEYADRRQRCTACYSLSFRLHPQKRRKPGGGLVLRQVSYSGSLSAEDKSKSTCKSQSNYRHAGTKNKFVAGYNTSAGSYSNIPELCVKDEQQTHKNNDSLPYRT, encoded by the coding sequence ATGGCATCGGTTGTTCTCGAATCCGCAATCGAAAGGGCAGGAACATCTAGACTAGCCAGGGAAATCCCATCATGGGGGGAAGCGCAATCACAAGAACTGTGCAACAACCCCTACTTCCGCGCCCAGCAAAATAGGCTCTGTAGGGCCATTCTACTCAAAATATCCCGCTTAGAAAACCGGTCTGGTACTGGTACTAGAGCTATAGGCTTCAAAGCTATAACAGTGGAGGTTGGGAATGACTATTTGTTACTCACCTTGGAGTATGCTGACCGAAGGCAAAGGTGCACTGCCTGCTATTCTCTTTCTTTTCGTCTTCATCCGCAAAAGCGTAGAAAGCCGGGAGGAGGTTTGGTGCTTCGTCAGGTAAGCTACTCGGGTTCATTGTCAGCAGAAGATAAATCGAAGTCGACCTGCAAAAGCCAAAGCAATTATCGGCATGCCGGTACCAAAAATAAATTTGTAGCAGGCTACAATACATCAGCAGGTTCATATAGCAATATACCGGAACTGTGCGTGAAGGACGAACAACAGACACATAAGAATAACGACTCACTGCCTTACAGAACATAG